A region of Streptomyces sp. NBC_01788 DNA encodes the following proteins:
- a CDS encoding alpha/beta fold hydrolase translates to MDLRPPGLRGLLRRPRRLLAAGAAVVVLAGAGTWTAIASDDPPPVHRADQVLAMGDGVRVDTSYFTPATPGRHPVVLLGHGFGGSKDDVRRQAQDLAGDGYAVLTWSARGFGGSTGKIGLNDPKGEVADVSRLIDWLARRPEVRLDGPGDPRVGVAGASYGGAISLLAAGHDHRVDAIAPAITYWNLADALFPGGVFKKLWAGAFVNSGGGCAKFEPALCRMYERVAESGKPDAEARALLQERSPSAVADRIKVPTLLVQGQTDSLFPLGQADAAATAIRANGAPVDVDWIAGGHDGGDMETSRVQARVKTWFDRYLKGDKNTDTGPAFRVTRTGGVDSTDGRALLRGASGSTYPGLEGGQRSIALRGGERRFENPAGANPPAVSALPGLGGSGGLSQLSSLGVGVSLDFPGQYARFDSAPLGAGLRVTGSPTVTVHVTSTADDAVLFAKLYDVGPGKQQPVLPSQLVTPVRVEGAKAGKDVTLTLPAVDHEVQKGHRLRLVLASTDLGYASPAAPATYTVGLKSDLKVPTAPGVTTAAAPLPAWVWWLPLAGAAVALALLLTARRRTAAPAPDPELADVPLRITGLSKRYAKSADLPQALGFARAGGTPMAVRDLSFQVDKGQVLGLLGPNGAGKTTTLRMLMGLIQPDDGEIRVFGHAIRPGTPVLSRVGAFVEGAGFLPHLSGRENLELYWRATGRPAEDAHLDEALRIAGLGDALARAVRTYSQGMRQRLAIAQAMLGLPDLLILDEPTNGLDPPQIREMREVMIRYAAGGRTVIVSSHLLSEVEQSCTHLVVMDRGRLVQAGPVGEIVGSGDTLLVGTATPVEDPVVEKVSALPDVASALRTEDGLLVRLETGGTAQDLVAELVRLEVPVVAVGPHRRLEDAFLTLIGGSA, encoded by the coding sequence ATGGATCTTCGACCGCCCGGACTGCGCGGGCTGCTGCGGAGGCCCCGGCGCCTGCTGGCCGCCGGGGCCGCCGTCGTCGTGCTGGCCGGCGCCGGCACGTGGACGGCGATCGCCTCCGACGACCCGCCCCCGGTGCACCGCGCCGACCAGGTGCTCGCCATGGGCGACGGGGTGCGCGTCGACACCTCGTACTTCACCCCGGCCACGCCCGGCCGCCACCCCGTCGTCCTGCTCGGGCACGGCTTCGGCGGCAGCAAGGACGACGTACGGCGCCAGGCCCAGGACCTCGCCGGGGACGGATACGCGGTGCTGACTTGGTCGGCGCGCGGCTTCGGCGGATCCACCGGAAAGATCGGGCTGAACGACCCCAAGGGCGAGGTCGCCGACGTCTCCAGGCTGATCGACTGGCTGGCGCGGCGGCCCGAGGTGCGGCTCGACGGGCCCGGCGACCCGCGCGTGGGCGTGGCCGGAGCCTCCTACGGCGGGGCGATCTCCCTCCTTGCCGCCGGACACGACCACCGGGTGGACGCCATCGCCCCGGCGATCACCTACTGGAACCTCGCGGACGCGCTCTTCCCGGGCGGCGTCTTCAAGAAGCTGTGGGCGGGCGCCTTCGTCAACTCCGGCGGCGGATGCGCGAAGTTCGAGCCCGCGCTGTGCCGGATGTACGAGCGGGTCGCCGAGTCGGGCAAGCCGGACGCCGAGGCGCGCGCACTGCTCCAGGAGCGCTCGCCGTCCGCCGTCGCCGACCGCATCAAGGTGCCGACCCTGCTGGTGCAGGGTCAGACGGACTCCCTCTTCCCGCTCGGCCAGGCCGACGCCGCCGCCACGGCGATCCGCGCGAACGGCGCCCCGGTCGACGTCGACTGGATCGCGGGCGGCCACGACGGCGGCGACATGGAGACCAGCCGCGTCCAGGCGCGCGTGAAGACCTGGTTCGACCGCTACCTCAAGGGCGACAAGAACACCGACACCGGCCCCGCCTTCCGCGTCACCCGCACCGGAGGCGTGGACTCCACCGACGGCAGGGCCCTGCTGCGGGGCGCGAGCGGAAGCACGTACCCGGGCCTCGAAGGCGGGCAGCGGTCCATCGCCCTGCGCGGAGGCGAGCGGCGCTTCGAGAACCCCGCCGGGGCCAACCCGCCCGCCGTGTCCGCCCTGCCGGGCCTCGGCGGCTCCGGCGGACTGTCCCAGCTCTCCTCGCTCGGCGTCGGGGTGTCCCTCGACTTCCCCGGCCAGTACGCGCGCTTCGACTCCGCACCCCTCGGCGCCGGTCTGCGCGTCACCGGATCGCCCACGGTGACCGTCCACGTCACCTCGACCGCCGACGACGCGGTGCTCTTCGCCAAGCTCTACGACGTCGGACCGGGCAAGCAGCAGCCGGTACTGCCCTCCCAGCTCGTGACCCCCGTGCGCGTCGAGGGCGCCAAGGCGGGCAAGGACGTCACCCTCACCCTCCCGGCCGTCGACCACGAGGTGCAGAAGGGCCACCGGCTCCGCCTGGTCCTCGCCTCCACCGACCTCGGCTACGCCTCACCGGCCGCCCCGGCGACGTACACCGTCGGCCTGAAGAGCGACCTGAAGGTGCCGACCGCCCCGGGCGTGACCACGGCGGCGGCACCGCTGCCCGCCTGGGTGTGGTGGCTGCCGCTCGCCGGCGCCGCGGTCGCGCTCGCCCTGCTGCTGACGGCCCGCCGCCGCACGGCCGCGCCCGCGCCCGACCCGGAACTGGCCGACGTCCCGCTGCGGATCACCGGCTTGAGCAAGCGCTACGCGAAGTCGGCCGACCTCCCCCAAGCTCTCGGCTTCGCTCGAGCAGGGGGGACCCCCATGGCGGTACGGGACCTTTCGTTCCAGGTGGACAAGGGCCAGGTCCTCGGCCTGCTCGGGCCGAACGGCGCGGGCAAGACCACCACCCTGCGCATGCTGATGGGCCTGATCCAGCCGGACGACGGCGAGATCCGCGTCTTCGGCCACGCCATACGGCCGGGCACGCCCGTGCTGTCGCGGGTCGGCGCCTTCGTCGAGGGCGCCGGTTTCCTGCCCCATCTGTCCGGCCGGGAGAACCTGGAGCTGTACTGGCGGGCCACCGGCCGCCCAGCAGAGGACGCGCACCTGGACGAGGCCCTCCGGATCGCCGGCCTCGGCGACGCCCTGGCCCGTGCCGTACGCACCTACTCGCAGGGCATGCGCCAGCGCCTGGCGATCGCGCAGGCCATGCTCGGCCTGCCGGACCTGCTGATCCTGGACGAGCCGACCAACGGCCTCGACCCGCCCCAGATCCGCGAGATGCGCGAGGTGATGATCCGCTACGCGGCCGGCGGCCGCACGGTGATCGTCTCCAGCCATCTGCTCTCCGAGGTCGAACAGTCCTGCACCCACCTGGTGGTGATGGACCGGGGACGTCTGGTGCAGGCGGGTCCCGTCGGCGAGATCGTCGGCTCCGGCGACACGCTGCTCGTGGGGACCGCCACCCCGGTGGAGGACCCGGTCGTGGAGAAGGTGTCCGCCCTGCCGGACGTCGCCTCGGCACTGCGCACCGAGGACGGCCTCCTGGTCCGGCTGGAGACCGGCGGCACGGCACAGGACCTGGTCGCGGAGCTGGTGCGCCTGGAGGTGCCCGTCGTCGCGGTCGGCCCCCACCGCCGGCTCGAAGACGCCTTCCTCACCCTGATCGGAGGTTCCGCGTGA
- a CDS encoding APC family permease translates to MTDLLRSVENAAPEAAGGPAQATDSPAQLKRSIGVVGGTLLTLSCVTPASTLFVVVPDLLGSLGTATALTLAIGSLLCIAVAFCYSELGTLIPSAGGEYAMVSTMAGRLAGWLVFVLSLLVVMIVPPVIAMGTADYLAPVVHLDPALTGAGVMLMATLAGLLDLRANAWITGIFLVLEVIAAGVVAVLGFAHSHRGVGSLVSMQVAGSGGHTDTVTAMLVISGLAIALFATQGFSTAVYLSEELENPRRNVARTVLATLAISSVIILVPVVAITMGASDIKELTSGNLSAMVIAWSNSAVGTFVSLCVALAIINAGIVMVIQNSRVLFASARDKAWPEPVNKAFSRLGRFGSPWVATLAVGVPGALLCFVNLDTLYGVTGVSVTGMYLLVAVGALLARRGSHKHTPAWRMPLWPAMPVLLIALLAYILSRQDITYLLLTGGIMAVATLYWALYLRPRRDTRWLVSIPEDARP, encoded by the coding sequence ATGACCGACCTGCTCCGCTCTGTCGAGAACGCCGCCCCGGAAGCGGCCGGCGGTCCCGCACAGGCGACGGACAGCCCCGCCCAGCTCAAGCGTTCCATCGGGGTCGTCGGCGGCACCCTCCTCACCCTCTCGTGCGTGACCCCCGCCTCCACCCTCTTCGTGGTCGTCCCCGACCTCCTCGGCTCGCTCGGCACCGCCACCGCCCTGACCCTCGCCATCGGCTCGCTGCTGTGTATCGCCGTGGCGTTCTGCTACTCGGAACTGGGAACCCTCATCCCCAGCGCGGGCGGCGAGTACGCCATGGTGTCGACCATGGCCGGACGGCTGGCGGGCTGGCTGGTCTTCGTGCTGTCCCTGCTCGTCGTCATGATCGTCCCGCCGGTGATCGCGATGGGCACCGCGGACTACCTGGCGCCGGTCGTGCACCTCGACCCGGCCCTGACCGGCGCCGGCGTGATGCTGATGGCCACCCTCGCCGGCCTGCTAGACCTGCGCGCCAACGCCTGGATCACCGGAATCTTCCTGGTCCTCGAGGTCATCGCCGCCGGTGTGGTCGCCGTGCTGGGCTTCGCGCACAGCCACCGGGGCGTCGGCAGCCTGGTCTCCATGCAGGTGGCCGGCTCCGGCGGCCACACCGACACCGTGACGGCCATGCTCGTCATCTCCGGACTCGCCATCGCCCTCTTCGCCACCCAGGGCTTCTCGACGGCCGTCTACCTCTCCGAGGAACTGGAGAACCCGCGCCGCAACGTCGCCCGCACGGTGCTCGCCACCCTGGCCATCTCCTCCGTGATCATCCTCGTGCCCGTCGTCGCCATCACCATGGGCGCCTCCGACATCAAGGAGCTGACCAGCGGAAACCTGAGCGCCATGGTGATCGCCTGGTCCAACTCCGCGGTCGGTACCTTCGTCAGCCTCTGCGTGGCCCTGGCGATCATCAACGCCGGCATCGTCATGGTCATCCAGAACTCCCGCGTGCTGTTCGCCTCCGCCCGCGACAAGGCCTGGCCGGAGCCGGTCAACAAGGCATTCTCCAGGCTCGGCCGCTTCGGCTCCCCGTGGGTCGCCACCCTCGCGGTGGGCGTGCCCGGCGCCCTGCTGTGCTTCGTCAACCTGGACACCCTGTACGGCGTCACGGGCGTTTCGGTGACCGGGATGTACCTGCTCGTCGCGGTCGGCGCGCTGCTGGCCCGCCGCGGCTCCCACAAGCACACGCCCGCGTGGCGCATGCCCCTGTGGCCGGCCATGCCCGTGCTGCTCATCGCACTCCTGGCCTACATCCTCAGCCGGCAGGACATCACCTACCTGCTGCTGACCGGCGGCATCATGGCGGTCGCCACCCTCTACTGGGCCCTCTACCTCCGTCCCCGCCGCGACACCCGCTGGCTGGTGTCCATCCCGGAGGACGCCCGGCCGTAG
- the mmsA gene encoding CoA-acylating methylmalonate-semialdehyde dehydrogenase, with protein sequence MTKIVNHWIGGKTVEGASGTYGPVTDPATGEVTTKVAFASVEEVDAAVAAAKDAYLTWGQSSLAQRTSILFKFRALLDAHRDEIAELITAEHGKVHSDALGEVARGLEIVDLACGINVQLKGELSTQVATRVDVAAIRQPLGVVAGITPFNFPAMVPMWMFPIAIACGNTFVLKPSEKDPSASLRIAELLAEAGLPDGVFNVVHGDKVAVDRLLEHPDVKAVSFVGSTPIARYIHTTASANGKRVQALGGAKNHMLVLPDADLGAAADAAVSAAYGSAGERCMAISAVVAVGAIGDELVEKIRERAEKIKIGPGSDPSSEMGPLITKAHRDKVASYVENAASEGSEVVLDGTGYTVEGFEDGHWVGISLLDKVPTSAKAYQDEIFGPVLCVLRVDTYEDGVALINASPFGNGTAIFTRDGGAARRFQLEIEAGMVGVNVPIPVPVGYHSFGGWKDSLFGDHHIYGNDGTHFYTRGKVVTTRWPDPSEAPAGVDLGFPRNH encoded by the coding sequence ATGACGAAGATCGTCAACCACTGGATCGGCGGGAAGACCGTCGAAGGCGCCTCGGGGACGTACGGGCCGGTCACGGACCCGGCGACCGGCGAGGTCACCACCAAGGTCGCGTTCGCCTCCGTGGAGGAGGTGGACGCCGCGGTCGCCGCCGCGAAGGACGCGTACCTGACCTGGGGGCAGTCCTCGCTCGCCCAGCGGACCTCGATCCTGTTCAAGTTCCGCGCGCTGCTGGACGCCCACCGCGACGAGATCGCCGAGCTGATCACCGCCGAGCACGGCAAGGTGCACTCCGACGCGCTCGGCGAGGTCGCGCGCGGCCTGGAGATCGTCGACCTGGCCTGCGGCATCAACGTGCAGCTCAAGGGCGAGCTGTCCACCCAGGTCGCCACCCGCGTCGACGTGGCCGCGATCCGGCAGCCGCTGGGCGTGGTCGCCGGCATCACGCCGTTCAACTTCCCGGCGATGGTCCCGATGTGGATGTTCCCCATCGCCATCGCGTGCGGCAACACCTTCGTGCTGAAGCCGAGCGAGAAGGACCCGTCGGCCTCCCTGAGGATCGCCGAGCTGCTGGCCGAGGCCGGGCTGCCCGACGGCGTCTTCAACGTGGTCCACGGCGACAAGGTGGCGGTGGACCGCCTCCTTGAGCACCCGGACGTCAAGGCGGTCTCCTTCGTCGGCTCCACCCCGATCGCCCGCTACATCCACACCACCGCTTCCGCGAACGGCAAGCGCGTGCAGGCCCTCGGCGGCGCCAAGAACCACATGCTGGTGCTGCCGGACGCCGACCTGGGCGCGGCCGCCGACGCCGCCGTCTCGGCCGCGTACGGCTCGGCGGGCGAGCGCTGCATGGCCATCTCGGCCGTCGTCGCCGTCGGCGCGATCGGCGACGAGCTGGTGGAGAAGATCCGCGAGCGCGCCGAGAAGATCAAGATCGGCCCCGGCAGCGACCCGTCCTCCGAGATGGGCCCGCTGATCACCAAGGCGCACCGCGACAAGGTGGCCTCGTACGTGGAGAACGCCGCGAGCGAGGGCTCCGAGGTCGTCCTGGACGGCACCGGCTACACGGTCGAGGGCTTCGAGGACGGCCACTGGGTCGGCATCTCGCTGCTGGACAAGGTGCCCACCAGCGCCAAGGCCTACCAGGACGAGATCTTCGGCCCGGTGCTGTGCGTGCTGCGCGTGGACACCTACGAGGACGGCGTGGCGCTCATCAACGCCTCGCCGTTCGGCAACGGCACGGCGATCTTCACCCGGGACGGCGGCGCGGCCCGCCGGTTCCAGCTGGAGATCGAGGCCGGCATGGTCGGCGTCAACGTGCCGATCCCGGTGCCGGTGGGCTACCACTCCTTCGGCGGCTGGAAGGACTCGCTCTTCGGCGACCACCACATCTACGGCAACGACGGCACGCACTTCTACACCCGCGGCAAGGTCGTCACCACCCGCTGGCCGGACCCGTCCGAGGCCCCCGCGGGCGTGGACCTCGGGTTCCCGCGCAATCACTGA
- a CDS encoding helix-turn-helix transcriptional regulator: protein MTDRRLWSYKEIAAHIRVQPDTVRSYRKHGLLPPPDHVEGGRPYWYADTVRAWVAARPGNRGRRAD, encoded by the coding sequence ATGACCGACCGAAGGCTCTGGTCGTACAAGGAGATCGCGGCGCACATCCGGGTGCAGCCGGACACCGTGCGGTCCTACCGCAAGCACGGGCTGCTGCCGCCGCCCGACCATGTGGAGGGCGGCAGGCCCTACTGGTACGCCGACACGGTCCGCGCCTGGGTCGCCGCCCGGCCCGGCAACCGCGGACGCAGAGCCGACTGA
- a CDS encoding zinc-dependent alcohol dehydrogenase family protein yields MRAVVFERYGEPAEVREVADPRPAEHGVVVRVEATGLCRSDWHGWQGHDPDITLPHVPGHELAGTVEEVGTRVTRWRPGDRVTVPFVCACGACPACAAGDQQVCERQTQPGFTHWGSFAQYVALDHADVNLVAVPEGLSCATAASLGCRFATAYRAVVQQGRAAAGDWVAVHGCGGVGLSAVMIAAAAGARVVAVDVSARALDLARKFGAAHCVDASAVEDTAERVRELTGGGAHLSLDALGSPATCAASVNGLRRRGRHVQVGLLPSANGTTPVPMARAIALELELLGSHGMAAHAYPAMLELVRAGVLRPDLLVTSAIPLAAVPDALAAMGTAPGSGVTVIEPWS; encoded by the coding sequence ATGCGAGCTGTGGTGTTCGAGCGGTACGGGGAGCCGGCCGAGGTGCGCGAGGTGGCCGACCCGAGGCCCGCGGAGCACGGGGTCGTGGTGCGGGTCGAGGCGACCGGCCTGTGCCGCAGCGACTGGCACGGCTGGCAGGGCCACGACCCCGACATCACGCTGCCGCACGTGCCCGGGCACGAACTCGCCGGGACCGTCGAGGAGGTGGGCACCCGGGTGACCCGCTGGCGGCCCGGGGACCGGGTGACCGTCCCCTTCGTCTGCGCCTGCGGCGCCTGCCCCGCCTGCGCGGCCGGCGACCAGCAGGTGTGCGAGCGGCAGACCCAGCCGGGCTTCACGCACTGGGGCTCCTTCGCCCAGTACGTGGCGCTCGACCACGCCGACGTGAACCTGGTCGCCGTACCCGAGGGCCTGTCCTGCGCCACGGCGGCCTCGCTCGGTTGCCGGTTCGCCACCGCGTACCGCGCGGTCGTGCAGCAGGGCCGGGCGGCCGCCGGCGACTGGGTCGCCGTGCACGGCTGCGGGGGCGTGGGCCTGTCCGCGGTGATGATCGCGGCGGCCGCGGGGGCCAGGGTGGTCGCGGTGGACGTGTCCGCCCGGGCCCTGGACCTGGCCCGGAAATTCGGCGCCGCCCACTGCGTCGACGCGTCCGCCGTCGAGGACACGGCGGAGCGGGTGCGCGAGCTGACCGGCGGCGGCGCCCATCTCTCGCTCGACGCGCTCGGCTCGCCCGCCACCTGCGCCGCCTCGGTGAACGGCCTGCGCCGACGGGGCCGCCACGTCCAGGTCGGCCTGCTGCCTTCCGCGAACGGCACCACCCCGGTGCCCATGGCCCGCGCCATCGCCCTGGAACTCGAACTCCTGGGCAGCCACGGCATGGCCGCGCACGCCTATCCGGCGATGCTGGAACTGGTACGGGCCGGAGTGCTGCGCCCCGACCTGTTGGTGACATCGGCCATCCCGCTGGCGGCCGTCCCGGACGCGCTCGCCGCGATGGGCACGGCACCGGGATCCGGGGTCACCGTCATCGAACCGTGGAGCTGA
- a CDS encoding heavy-metal-associated domain-containing protein gives MTIQTGTSNTVTTVYKVSGMSCGHCEGSVSAELSEVTGVSSVKAVASTGEVTVVSASPLDEEAVRAAVDEAGFELVGQV, from the coding sequence ATGACCATCCAGACTGGCACTTCGAACACCGTCACCACCGTCTACAAGGTGAGCGGGATGAGCTGCGGTCACTGCGAGGGCTCCGTGTCCGCCGAGCTCTCCGAGGTGACCGGTGTCAGCTCGGTGAAGGCCGTCGCCTCCACCGGCGAGGTCACCGTCGTCTCCGCCTCCCCGCTGGACGAGGAGGCGGTGCGCGCCGCCGTCGACGAGGCCGGCTTCGAACTCGTCGGCCAGGTCTGA